CTATCAATACTAAAAAATCCCCGAGCCAGCAATGGCCGGGGATTTTTTTTGCGAGATGGGTGTGGTTCCGCACAGAATTGTCGTGCCTGGATCGAAGGGCTCGGCGATACTGGTGTTTCCGATTCCCCTGTAGATGAAACATGACGAGAAAGCGCATTCTTCCCCTGGCCGCGGCCGTCCTTTGCACGCTTGCCGCCGCAGGCGCCCACGCCGGCGATGAGGAGCCGATTTCCCCCGACCGTCCCGGCGTCGCCGAAACCGGCGAGGTGGTCGGCAAGGGCCGGGTCCAGCTCGAAACCAGCGTCCAATGGGAGCGCCAGCGCGACGACGCGCTGCACACCCGGACCCTGAGCACGCCGACGCTGCTGCGCATCGGCCTGGGCGAGCGCACCGAGCTGCGCGTCGAGACCGATGGCCGCAACGTGATCCACGCCAGCGATCCCGCCACCGGCGAGCGCAGTACCGTGGCCGGCTATGCCGACACCTCGCTCGGCCTCAAGTGGCATGTCGCCGACCAGCAGGGCACCGGCTTCGGCACGCCCTCGCTGGGCGTGCTGCTGCAGGCCGACCTGCCGAGCGGCAGCCGCGAACTGCGCGGGAAGGGCGTGCGTCCCTCGCTGAGCCTGCCGGCCGAGTGGGAGCTGCCCGGCGGCTATTCCCTCGGCGTGATGCCGGGCCTGGGCGTCGACAGCGACGACCAGGACAAGCGCTACGGCTACGGGCTCCTGGCTGCCGAGCTGGGCAAGAAATTCAGCGAGCGCCTGGGCGGCTTCGTCGAGCTGGCCGCGCCGCAGATCGCCGGCGCCAGCCACGGCGGCATCCAGGCCATCGTCGATGCCGGCTTCACCTGGCTGGTGAACAAGGATTGCCAGCTCGATGTGGCGGTGGTGCATGGCCTGAACCGCCGCAGCCCGGACCTGGGCCTGGCCTTCGGCATCTCGCTGCGGAGGTAATTGCTTTTTTGCAATCTTGCATGTTAGGATATTTTTAACTTAACCTCCGAGCAGGCAAGATATGGCAGAGCTGGAAGTCGCCAAGCACGGCAAGAACGTCATCCACCTGATGACGAAAAAGGAACACACGGTCTCGCACCGGCTTCGCGAGATCGCCATCGAGATCGCGATCATCGTGTTCGCGGTCAGCATGAGCATCTGGCTGCACGGGCTCAGCGAGCACCATCACCAGCAGAAGGAGGTGCGCAGCTTCCTGGTCGGCCTGAAGAGCGACCTGGCGGCCGACGTCCAGCAGCTCAACAACATCAAGGAAGGCTACCGGGGTTTCGACGCCAATTACGCCTACCTCGCCAGCCTCGACCCCGGCAAGCAGCCGGACTGGACGAAGTTCAAGGCCGCGTACGACATGCTCGAAGCGAACTGGTTCTTCCTCCCGACCCGGAGCCGTTACGACGGCTTCCTGATGAGCGGCCG
This window of the Massilia sp. WG5 genome carries:
- a CDS encoding transporter, encoding MTRKRILPLAAAVLCTLAAAGAHAGDEEPISPDRPGVAETGEVVGKGRVQLETSVQWERQRDDALHTRTLSTPTLLRIGLGERTELRVETDGRNVIHASDPATGERSTVAGYADTSLGLKWHVADQQGTGFGTPSLGVLLQADLPSGSRELRGKGVRPSLSLPAEWELPGGYSLGVMPGLGVDSDDQDKRYGYGLLAAELGKKFSERLGGFVELAAPQIAGASHGGIQAIVDAGFTWLVNKDCQLDVAVVHGLNRRSPDLGLAFGISLRR